A single genomic interval of Bradyrhizobium japonicum USDA 6 harbors:
- the secE gene encoding preprotein translocase subunit SecE: MAVSPFKFLQEVRSETAKVTWPTRRETTITTIMVFVMVAVASIFFFAADQIIRYLITFLLGIH, encoded by the coding sequence ATGGCAGTCAGCCCGTTCAAGTTCTTGCAGGAAGTGCGCTCGGAGACCGCCAAGGTCACCTGGCCGACCCGTCGTGAGACCACGATCACCACCATCATGGTGTTCGTGATGGTCGCCGTGGCCTCGATCTTCTTCTTTGCCGCCGACCAGATCATCCGTTACCTCATCACCTTCCTTTTGGGCATTCACTGA
- the nusG gene encoding transcription termination/antitermination protein NusG yields the protein MATAAAATQSSDKRWYIVHAYSNFEKKVAESIREQAKQRGLEELFELVLVPTEKVTEVRRGRKIDAERKFFPGYVLVKMKLTDEAFHLIKNTPKVTGFLGAENKPMPISEAEAMRILHQVQEGVERPKASVSFEIGENVRVADGPFASFSGVVEEIDEARSRVKVAVSIFGRATPVELEFGQVEKV from the coding sequence ATGGCAACAGCAGCCGCTGCAACCCAATCGTCCGACAAGCGCTGGTACATCGTCCACGCCTACTCGAACTTCGAGAAGAAGGTCGCCGAATCGATCCGCGAGCAGGCCAAGCAGCGCGGGCTCGAGGAGCTGTTTGAGCTGGTGCTGGTTCCGACCGAGAAGGTCACGGAAGTGCGCCGCGGCCGCAAGATCGACGCCGAGCGCAAGTTCTTCCCGGGCTACGTGCTGGTGAAGATGAAGCTGACCGACGAGGCGTTTCATCTGATCAAGAACACCCCGAAGGTCACGGGCTTCCTCGGCGCCGAGAACAAGCCGATGCCGATCTCGGAAGCCGAGGCCATGCGCATCCTGCACCAGGTGCAGGAGGGCGTGGAACGGCCGAAGGCGTCGGTGTCGTTCGAAATCGGCGAGAACGTGCGCGTGGCCGATGGCCCGTTCGCCTCGTTCTCGGGTGTGGTCGAGGAAATCGACGAGGCGCGCTCGCGCGTGAAGGTCGCGGTGTCGATCTTCGGTCGCGCCACGCCGGTCGAGCTGGAATTCGGTCAGGTCGAGAAGGTCTGA
- the rplK gene encoding 50S ribosomal protein L11: MAKKVTGYLKLQVPAGAANPSPPIGPALGQRGLNIMEFCKAFNAQTQKEEKNTPIPVVITIYADRSFTFEMKTPPMSFFLKQAAKIQSGSKAPGRDKAGKVTKAQVREIAEKKMKDLNCDSIESAMKMVEGSARSMGLEVAG, from the coding sequence ATGGCAAAGAAAGTGACCGGATACCTGAAGCTTCAGGTCCCGGCCGGTGCGGCGAATCCTTCGCCCCCGATCGGTCCCGCGCTTGGTCAGCGCGGTCTCAACATCATGGAGTTCTGCAAGGCGTTCAACGCCCAGACCCAGAAGGAAGAGAAGAACACCCCGATTCCCGTCGTGATCACGATCTACGCTGATCGTTCGTTCACGTTCGAGATGAAGACGCCCCCGATGTCCTTCTTCCTCAAGCAGGCCGCCAAGATCCAGTCCGGCTCGAAGGCGCCGGGCCGCGACAAGGCCGGCAAGGTGACCAAGGCGCAGGTGCGCGAGATCGCCGAGAAGAAGATGAAGGATCTCAATTGCGATTCCATCGAGTCGGCCATGAAGATGGTCGAGGGCTCTGCCCGTTCGATGGGTCTGGAAGTGGCGGGGTAA
- the rplA gene encoding 50S ribosomal protein L1, protein MAIGKRLNKAREGVDREKLYPLADAIKMVKERAKAKFDETIEVAINLGVDPRHADQMVRGVVTLPNGTGRTLRVGVFARGAKADEAKAAGADVVGAEDLVEKVQNGSIDFDRCIATPDMMPLVGRLGKVLGPRGLMPNPKIGTVTMDVTGAVKGAKGGSVEFRVEKAGILQAGVGKASFSEEKLVENIKALADAVSKAKPAGSKGTYIQRVAVSSTMGPGVKVEPGTILG, encoded by the coding sequence ATGGCAATCGGAAAGCGTTTGAACAAAGCCCGCGAAGGTGTTGACCGCGAAAAGCTTTACCCGCTCGCGGACGCCATCAAGATGGTCAAGGAACGCGCCAAGGCGAAGTTCGACGAGACCATCGAGGTCGCGATCAATCTCGGCGTCGATCCACGTCACGCCGACCAGATGGTCCGCGGCGTCGTGACCCTGCCGAACGGCACCGGCCGTACGCTCCGCGTCGGCGTGTTCGCCCGCGGCGCCAAGGCCGATGAGGCCAAGGCTGCGGGTGCCGACGTCGTCGGCGCCGAAGACCTGGTCGAGAAGGTGCAGAACGGTTCGATCGATTTCGACCGCTGCATCGCCACCCCCGACATGATGCCGCTGGTCGGCCGTCTCGGTAAGGTGCTCGGCCCGCGCGGCCTGATGCCGAACCCGAAGATCGGCACCGTGACCATGGACGTCACCGGTGCGGTGAAGGGTGCCAAGGGCGGCTCGGTCGAGTTCCGCGTCGAGAAGGCCGGCATCTTGCAGGCCGGCGTCGGCAAGGCCTCGTTCTCCGAGGAGAAGCTGGTCGAGAACATCAAGGCCCTGGCCGATGCTGTCTCGAAGGCGAAGCCGGCTGGCTCCAAGGGCACCTACATCCAGCGCGTTGCGGTGTCCTCGACGATGGGCCCCGGCGTGAAGGTCGAGCCGGGCACCATTCTCGGTTAA
- a CDS encoding 2-hydroxyacid dehydrogenase, giving the protein MADKVLIYSRFPKTMMARFAERFELLDTGGKPAREVFSADELVGIRAMLTAGGSPLGAEAMDLFPKLGAIVCYGTGYDGVDLKAAAARNIAVGHSPGANAASVADIAMTLMLATTRRILVADQYVRSGDWAASKQSPMMRPQAGMPGRRIGVYGMGEIGRKIAARCAAFESEVGYFSRSKYDLPYQYFPTLEALADWCSVLMIAVRAGAETQHVVDADILGRLGEHGYVVNISRGSVIDEKALVAALTDRTIAGAGLDVFEKEPHAPDALTALPNVVFAPHIGGHTLESHVAMQNCVLANLTAFFAGKPLPHGVKSA; this is encoded by the coding sequence ATGGCTGACAAGGTCCTGATCTACTCGCGCTTCCCGAAGACGATGATGGCGCGTTTCGCCGAGCGGTTCGAGCTGCTCGACACCGGCGGCAAGCCGGCGCGCGAGGTGTTTTCGGCCGATGAGCTCGTCGGCATCCGCGCGATGCTCACCGCCGGCGGCTCGCCGCTCGGGGCGGAGGCGATGGACCTGTTCCCAAAACTCGGCGCCATCGTCTGCTACGGCACCGGCTATGACGGCGTCGACCTGAAGGCTGCCGCCGCCCGCAACATCGCGGTCGGCCACAGCCCGGGCGCCAATGCGGCTTCGGTCGCCGACATCGCGATGACCCTGATGCTGGCGACAACGCGGCGGATCCTGGTCGCCGACCAATATGTCCGCAGCGGCGATTGGGCGGCGTCAAAGCAGTCGCCGATGATGCGGCCGCAGGCCGGCATGCCCGGCCGCCGTATCGGCGTCTACGGCATGGGCGAGATCGGCCGCAAGATCGCGGCCCGCTGCGCCGCCTTCGAGAGCGAGGTCGGCTATTTCAGCCGCAGCAAATACGATCTGCCCTATCAATATTTCCCGACGCTGGAGGCGCTGGCCGACTGGTGCAGCGTGCTGATGATCGCGGTCCGGGCAGGGGCCGAGACCCAGCACGTCGTCGACGCCGATATCCTCGGGCGACTCGGGGAGCACGGCTATGTCGTCAACATCTCCCGCGGCTCGGTGATCGACGAGAAGGCCCTGGTGGCGGCCCTGACCGACAGGACCATCGCCGGCGCCGGCCTCGACGTCTTCGAAAAGGAACCGCACGCCCCCGATGCGCTGACGGCGCTCCCCAATGTCGTGTTCGCCCCGCATATCGGCGGCCACACCCTCGAATCGCACGTCGCCATGCAGAACTGCGTGCTGGCGAACCTGACGGCGTTCTTCGCGGGCAAGCCGCTGCCACATGGGGTCAAATCGGCCTGA
- the rplJ gene encoding 50S ribosomal protein L10, which yields MERAAKKEAVEQLNGVFKTTSVAVVAQYSGLTVAQMQKLRMQMKQAGASVKVSKNRLAKIALEGTDVVAIGPMLKGPTVIATSNDPVAAPKVAIEFAKANEKFVIIGGSMGKTVLNVDGVKALASLPSLDELRGKIVGLLVAPATKLAQLANAPAGKLARVIQAHASKGEAA from the coding sequence GTGGAACGAGCGGCAAAAAAGGAAGCGGTCGAACAGCTCAATGGGGTCTTCAAGACCACGAGCGTCGCGGTCGTTGCTCAATATTCCGGCCTGACCGTTGCCCAGATGCAGAAGCTGCGTATGCAGATGAAGCAGGCTGGCGCCTCGGTGAAGGTCTCGAAGAACCGTCTCGCCAAAATTGCTCTTGAAGGCACTGACGTCGTTGCCATCGGTCCCATGCTGAAGGGACCGACCGTGATCGCCACTTCGAACGATCCGGTAGCGGCGCCGAAGGTCGCCATCGAATTCGCCAAGGCGAACGAAAAGTTCGTCATCATCGGCGGCTCGATGGGGAAGACCGTCCTGAATGTCGACGGCGTGAAGGCGCTTGCCTCGCTGCCGTCGCTTGATGAACTGCGCGGCAAGATCGTCGGCCTGCTTGTGGCCCCGGCGACCAAGCTCGCTCAGCTCGCCAATGCGCCCGCGGGCAAGCTCGCGCGCGTCATCCAGGCTCATGCCTCAAAGGGCGAAGCGGCCTGA
- the rplL gene encoding 50S ribosomal protein L7/L12, translating into MADLQKIVDDLSSLTVLEAAELAKLLEEKWGVSAAAAVAVAGPAGGGAAAAPAEEKTEFTVVLASAGDKKIEVIKEVRAITGLGLKEAKDLVEGAPKPVKEGVNKDEAEKIKVQLEKAGAKVELK; encoded by the coding sequence ATGGCTGACTTGCAGAAGATCGTTGACGACCTCTCGAGCCTCACCGTGCTCGAAGCTGCCGAACTCGCGAAGCTCCTCGAAGAGAAGTGGGGCGTTTCGGCTGCCGCGGCTGTCGCCGTGGCTGGCCCGGCTGGTGGTGGCGCTGCCGCCGCTCCGGCGGAAGAGAAGACCGAGTTCACGGTCGTTCTCGCCTCCGCCGGCGATAAGAAGATCGAGGTCATCAAGGAAGTCCGCGCCATCACCGGCCTGGGCCTGAAGGAAGCAAAGGACCTCGTCGAGGGCGCGCCGAAGCCGGTCAAGGAAGGCGTGAACAAGGACGAAGCCGAGAAGATCAAGGTCCAGCTCGAGAAGGCTGGCGCGAAGGTCGAACTCAAGTAA